The stretch of DNA CTCAGGTCATACTCGTTATGCTTTTATAAACTAATCATAGTCATAACGAGTATGACTTAGCAAGAGGGTTCTGAATTTTAGTCTGCGTACTAGACAGCGCAGACTCCAGTAGAGTTTTAGCCGCAGCCGTTTCTTTATCTGTTGCATTGAGCTATGCCACAGATCTTGCCGCAGACCAAAAGCCTCGTGCCTCTATCTCACACTTCACCTTAAGAGGGGTTTTAAACCAACTACACACCTACTAAAGATTGGGGAATGGCTCCCTGGAGGTGAGTCAACCACTCGACTAGGCTCTCTACCTGCTTTTCGGGTTTGAGGGCACCGAGGCCGCGCACGGTGACTTTGTTGGGGGTGTAGACAAAGCGCGATCGCAAATGCGCGGGCAATTTCTCCTGCAGCAGGTTCCAGGCCGGTTCTTCCATCGGTGTTTCCAGAATCACGTGCTGCTTGCCCTCGGGCTTGATGCGGGAGAACCCGACCTGCTTGGCCAGCAGCTTCAGCTCCATCACCTTAATCAGTTGCGCGGTGGCATAGGGAATGGGGCCAAAGCGGTCATTCAAGTCAGCGGCAATTTGCATCAGCTCGACCTTGCTATTGGCTGAGGCCAGCGATCGGTAGGCTCCCATCTTCTGATCCAGGTCGGGGATGTAGTCATTGGGCACAAAGGCAGTGACGTTGAGATCCACCTGGGAATCTTCTACCTTGGGAATTTCTTGGCCTCGAATTTCTGCGATCGCTTCTTCCAGCATGTCCATATAAAGGTCAAAGCCGATAGCATCCATCTGGCCCGACTGCTCGACGCCTAGCAGGTTGCCCACACCTCGAATCTCCATATCGCGCATGGCCAGCTGGTAGCCCGAACCGAGCTGGGTAAACTCTTGAATCGCCCGCAGGCGCTGCCTCGCTTGGGGGCTGAGGGCCTGCTGTTTGGAGTAAAACAGCCAGGCATGGGCCTGAGTTCCGGCGCGACCTACCCGGCCCCGCAGCTGGTAGAGCTGGGACAGCCCAAAGCGGTGGGCATCTTCAATCAAAATTGTGTTGACGCGGGGAATATCTAGGCCCGACTCGATGATGGTGGTGCAAACCAAGATGTCGGCATCGCCATTGCTAAAGGTGAGCATGGTCGATTCCAGCTCGCCTTCCTGCATTTGGCCGTGGGCGATGGAGATGCGGGCCGTGGGCACCATTTCGCGGATGCGGGCAGAGACTTCCTCAATGCCTTCGACTCTGGGCACCACGTAGAAGATCTGGCCGCCCCGGTCTAGCTCCTGGCGAATGGCGGTGCGAATCGGCTCCGGATCGAGGGGAGCCAAATGCGTTTTAATCGGGCGACGCGAGGGTGGCGGGGTAGTGATCAGGCTCATCTCCCGCACACCAGAGAGCGACATATATAAGGTGCGAGGAATCGGGGTGGCGCTCAGAGTGAGCACGTCTACCTGGGTCTTGAGCGACTTGATTTTTTCTTTTTGGTTGACGCCAAAGCGCTGTTCTTCATCGATTACGAGCAGGCCCAGGTTCTTGAAGTTCACCCCCTTGCCCAAGAGCTGGTGAGTGCCGACCACCACATCCAGTTCTCCAGTCGCCAACCGCTGCAAAATGTCTTTTTTCTCCTGCTGACTGCGGAAGCGGTTGAGCAGCCCCACCTGAATCGGGTAAGGCGCAAAGCGTTCCTTCAGGGTGTGGTAGTGCTGCTGGGTGAGAATGGTGGTGGGAGCCAGTAAGGCCACCTGTTTATTGGAGGTAATGGCCTTGAAGATAGCCCGCAGCGCCACCTCGGTTTTGCCAAAGCCGACGTCGCCACAGACCAAACGATCCATCGGGCGCTCGCTCTCCATGTCGCGCTTAACGTCTTGCACCGCCTTGAGCTGATCGGGGGTGGGCTGGTAGGGAAACGACTCCTCTAGCTCAGCCTGCCAAGGCATATCGGGCGGATAGGCATAGCCCTCCATCTTGGCCCGCTGGGCATAGAGCTTGAGCAGATCGACCGCCACTTTCTTGATGGCGTTGCGGGCCTTGCCTTTGGTCTTTTCCCAGGCCTTGCTCGACATTTTGTTGAGCTGAGGCGGAGTCTCGGTAGTGGCCCGGTAACGCGACAGGGCATTGAGCTGATCGGCAACTACCCGCAGCAGTCCGTCGGCATATTGAATGACCAGGTACTCCCGAGTCTCGTTGCTGAGGGTGAGGCTCTCTAGCTTGAGAAATTTGCCGACGCCGTGGCTACGGTGCACCACGAAGTCTCCCGGCTTCATCTTGTTGGGGTCTACCTGCTTAGAGGCAGCCCGCCGCCGCTTACGCACATAGCCGGGCGTAGCCAGGGTATGCTGACCAAAAAATTCTCGGTCGGTGACAATA from Pseudanabaena sp. FACHB-2040 encodes:
- the mfd gene encoding transcription-repair coupling factor, whose translation is MAFSSVIRTLERSALTADLLSKLKQQGELHLNGAARLPKGLVASTLARAQTAPLLVVTATLEEAGRWAVQLEAMNWSTVHFYPTSEASPYDPFDQESEMTWGQLQVLADLLKLTRSPGSGAKPLAIVATERALQPHLPPVDQLQPYCLTLVKNQELNLRELGTQLARLGYEKVPTVETEGQWAQRGDIVDVFPVASELPVRLELFGDELERLREFDPSTQRSLDAIDQLVLTPTNYAPLILESLRQQGLVEQLLSEEAQEGLDSGIVPEGARRWLGLAFAQPASLLDYLPENTLIALDEPDQCRAHSDRWLEHVNDHWVEVNADVEAPQLPKIHRSFNESLTEAEIFQRVHLSELAEEGKGLNLSSRPVPAIPHQFGKLAETIRGERDRNFAIWLVSAQPSRSVSLLQEHDCPAQFVPNPRDFPAIDKLQGQHVPVAVKYSGLAELEGFVLPTFRIAIVTDREFFGQHTLATPGYVRKRRRAASKQVDPNKMKPGDFVVHRSHGVGKFLKLESLTLSNETREYLVIQYADGLLRVVADQLNALSRYRATTETPPQLNKMSSKAWEKTKGKARNAIKKVAVDLLKLYAQRAKMEGYAYPPDMPWQAELEESFPYQPTPDQLKAVQDVKRDMESERPMDRLVCGDVGFGKTEVALRAIFKAITSNKQVALLAPTTILTQQHYHTLKERFAPYPIQVGLLNRFRSQQEKKDILQRLATGELDVVVGTHQLLGKGVNFKNLGLLVIDEEQRFGVNQKEKIKSLKTQVDVLTLSATPIPRTLYMSLSGVREMSLITTPPPSRRPIKTHLAPLDPEPIRTAIRQELDRGGQIFYVVPRVEGIEEVSARIREMVPTARISIAHGQMQEGELESTMLTFSNGDADILVCTTIIESGLDIPRVNTILIEDAHRFGLSQLYQLRGRVGRAGTQAHAWLFYSKQQALSPQARQRLRAIQEFTQLGSGYQLAMRDMEIRGVGNLLGVEQSGQMDAIGFDLYMDMLEEAIAEIRGQEIPKVEDSQVDLNVTAFVPNDYIPDLDQKMGAYRSLASANSKVELMQIAADLNDRFGPIPYATAQLIKVMELKLLAKQVGFSRIKPEGKQHVILETPMEEPAWNLLQEKLPAHLRSRFVYTPNKVTVRGLGALKPEKQVESLVEWLTHLQGAIPQSLVGV